In Aegilops tauschii subsp. strangulata cultivar AL8/78 chromosome 3, Aet v6.0, whole genome shotgun sequence, one genomic interval encodes:
- the LOC109761365 gene encoding ricin B-like lectin R40C1 — MAPPATRQPMYRILCKAGEESFSLAARDGKVCLVRTDRDDDTQHWIKDMKYSIRVKDEEGYPAMALVNKASGEALKHSLGQSHPVLLTRYNPDTLDESVLWTESRDVGEGYRCIRMVNNIYLNFDALHGDKDHGGVREGTTLILWEWTEGDNQRWKIVAW, encoded by the exons atGGCGCCCCCGGCGACCAGGCAGCCGATGTACAGGATCCTCTGCAAGGCCGGCGAGGAAAGCTTCAGCCTCGCCGCCAGGGACGGCAAGGTCTGCCTCGTCCGCACCGATCGCGACGACGACACGCAG CACTGGATCAAGGACATGAAGTACAGCATAAGGGTGAAGGATgaggaaggctaccctgccatgGCACTCGTCAACAAGGCCAGCGGAGAGGCGCTCAAGCACTCCCTCGGCCAATCTCACCCT GTTCTTCTGACCAGGTACAATCCAGACACCCTGGACGAGTCGGTGCTTTGGACCGAGAGCAGGGACGTGGGGGAAGGCTACCGCTGCATCAGGATGGTGAACAACATCTACTTGAACTTTGATGCACTCCATGGCGACAAGGACCATGGCGGTGTGCGCGAGGGAACCACACTCATTCTGTGGGAGTGGACTGAGGGCGACAACCAGCGCTGGAAGATCGTTGCCTGGT GA